From the genome of Flavobacterium luteolum, one region includes:
- a CDS encoding MFS transporter, producing the protein MFKALKSKNFKLFFYGQSVSVIGTWMQKTAVSWMVYSITGSVFLLGLATFLSMIPSLFLAPLAGSIIGRYDRHRAMMVLQSLAMLQAGALALLIYLKIYNINFILALSLIQGIINAFDMTCRQTMMIDIVDNKEDLPNAVALNSTLNNFARIAGPALAGIILHQYGEDICFIGNFISYVPVLISLMMMKITPHIKAENKLNMLDDLIEGLDYVKKESEMARMLLMLTCSSLFVISFNTLMPVFAKDIFSGNAETFSWFESAAGIGSVISAIYLANLKSSENMGKLMIAASLLLGFSIIILAVSSSITVALICMTLSGIGMMGQTSSINIYIQTHSIVSMRSRSISYYMMAYQGMIPVGSLIIGYVSHSLGVRTTVAIQGIICILSVIVYVYYKKQKASEDLETCPVEYRNSKF; encoded by the coding sequence ATGTTTAAAGCGTTAAAATCAAAAAATTTCAAATTGTTCTTTTATGGACAATCTGTTTCAGTAATTGGAACCTGGATGCAGAAAACCGCCGTAAGCTGGATGGTTTACAGCATAACTGGATCTGTTTTTCTACTGGGATTAGCGACTTTTTTAAGCATGATTCCGTCTTTATTTCTGGCACCTCTTGCAGGAAGCATTATTGGCCGTTATGACAGACACCGTGCCATGATGGTTTTGCAATCTTTGGCGATGCTTCAAGCTGGAGCTTTGGCTTTGCTTATTTATCTTAAAATTTACAATATCAATTTTATTCTAGCATTGAGTTTAATTCAGGGAATTATTAATGCTTTTGATATGACTTGCCGTCAAACCATGATGATTGATATTGTCGATAATAAAGAAGATCTTCCAAATGCTGTGGCTCTTAACTCCACTTTAAACAATTTTGCTAGAATCGCCGGACCGGCACTTGCGGGAATTATTCTGCATCAATATGGAGAAGATATTTGTTTTATCGGAAACTTTATTAGTTATGTGCCCGTCCTAATTTCGTTGATGATGATGAAAATCACACCACACATTAAAGCCGAAAACAAATTAAATATGCTGGACGATCTTATAGAAGGCCTTGATTATGTGAAAAAAGAAAGCGAAATGGCAAGAATGCTTTTGATGCTGACTTGCAGCAGTTTGTTTGTAATTTCTTTTAACACCTTAATGCCCGTTTTCGCCAAAGATATTTTTAGCGGAAATGCCGAAACTTTTAGCTGGTTTGAGAGTGCTGCCGGAATTGGTTCTGTTATATCAGCAATTTATTTGGCCAATTTAAAATCGTCTGAAAATATGGGAAAACTAATGATTGCAGCCAGCTTATTGTTAGGTTTCAGTATTATTATTCTAGCAGTTTCAAGTAGTATTACAGTTGCATTGATCTGTATGACTTTAAGCGGTATCGGAATGATGGGACAAACCTCATCGATTAACATTTATATTCAGACTCATAGTATTGTTAGTATGCGTTCTAGAAGTATTAGTTATTACATGATGGCGTATCAAGGAATGATTCCTGTTGGAAGTTTAATTATCGGTTATGTTTCTCATTCGCTTGGCGTAAGAACTACCGTTGCCATTCAGGGAATTATTTGTATTCTTTCTGTTATTGTTTATGTGTATTACAAGAAACAAAAAGCTTCAGAGGATTTGGAGACTTGTCCGGTTGAGTATAGAAATTCCAAATTTTAA
- a CDS encoding LysR substrate-binding domain-containing protein encodes MEIYQLQYFIKTAEVLHFTKAAELCFVTQSGLSQQIKKLEEELGMPLFKRIGKKVQLTEAGAVFLIHAKKVVENVENGKQAIEDLNEMIGGELRIGVTYIFGLLILPVVNAFAKRYLNLRIVVEYGTTEALEQKLINNELDLVLVISSHEIGPPIQKVPLFTSNMVMAVSKSNSLAELEKIPFKRLDEVPLILPGKGSNSREYVELLFAKHNMNPKISIELNSIHALLQMVENSDWATIVAEKALKGWEHSLKAIQITGVVTKRDSFMLTIGSYQKKAVKLFMEEFRKSINES; translated from the coding sequence ATGGAAATCTATCAACTGCAATATTTTATTAAAACGGCTGAGGTTTTGCACTTTACCAAAGCGGCAGAATTGTGTTTTGTGACGCAATCGGGACTTTCACAGCAAATAAAGAAACTCGAAGAAGAATTGGGAATGCCATTGTTTAAGAGAATTGGTAAGAAAGTGCAATTGACAGAAGCTGGTGCAGTTTTCTTGATTCATGCTAAAAAAGTGGTCGAAAACGTCGAAAATGGAAAACAGGCCATTGAAGATTTAAACGAAATGATTGGCGGAGAACTCCGAATAGGTGTAACCTATATTTTCGGATTATTGATTCTGCCTGTTGTAAATGCATTTGCCAAGAGATATCTGAATTTAAGAATTGTTGTAGAATATGGCACAACAGAAGCTTTAGAACAAAAACTCATTAATAATGAATTGGATTTGGTTCTGGTAATTTCATCGCATGAGATTGGACCTCCAATCCAGAAAGTGCCTTTGTTTACCTCAAACATGGTTATGGCGGTTTCAAAATCGAACTCTTTGGCGGAACTAGAAAAAATACCGTTTAAGAGATTAGATGAAGTGCCATTAATTCTTCCAGGAAAAGGTTCCAATTCGCGAGAATACGTTGAATTGCTGTTTGCAAAACACAATATGAATCCGAAAATTTCGATCGAGTTAAATTCGATTCATGCGCTATTGCAAATGGTAGAAAACAGTGATTGGGCAACCATTGTAGCCGAAAAAGCTTTGAAAGGCTGGGAGCATAGTCTTAAAGCTATTCAGATTACAGGTGTAGTAACCAAGCGAGATTCGTTTATGCTGACAATTGGCAGTTATCAAAAGAAAGCAGTAAAATTGTTTATGGAGGAATTTAGAAAAAGTATAAACGAATCTTAA
- a CDS encoding asparaginase: protein MSSKARILLVYTGGTIGMSKDFETGALKAFNFGKLIQKIPEIKQLDCEIESISFEDPIDSSNMNPEMWTRIATIIEENYNVYDGFVVLHGSDTMSYSASALSFMLENLAKPVVFTGSQLPIGDLRTDAKENLITAIQIASLLEDGKPVINEVCLYFEYKLYRGNRTSKVNAEHFRAFTAPNYPELVESGVHLKLNRHLFLPVNKDAKLIVHKNLDNHVAIIKMFPGMSEVVLASILSTKGLRGIILETYGSGNAPTEDWFLNLIEKAIKSGMHIVNVTQCSGGSVNMGQYETSTALKSLGVISGKDITTEAAITKLMYLLGHNIPQNEFKDIFETALRGEIS, encoded by the coding sequence ATGTCATCTAAAGCAAGAATACTATTAGTTTATACCGGAGGAACCATCGGTATGAGCAAAGATTTTGAAACTGGAGCGTTGAAAGCCTTCAATTTTGGTAAATTAATTCAGAAAATCCCGGAAATTAAACAATTGGACTGCGAAATCGAATCGATTTCATTTGAAGATCCAATTGATTCTTCGAATATGAATCCCGAAATGTGGACAAGAATTGCCACCATTATCGAGGAAAATTACAACGTTTACGACGGATTTGTTGTCCTTCACGGATCAGATACTATGTCGTATTCGGCTTCGGCATTGAGTTTTATGCTCGAGAATTTAGCAAAACCAGTTGTGTTTACAGGTTCACAATTGCCAATTGGAGATTTGCGTACCGATGCAAAAGAAAACCTGATTACAGCAATACAGATTGCTTCACTTTTAGAAGACGGAAAGCCAGTTATTAATGAGGTTTGTCTGTATTTTGAATACAAGTTATACCGCGGAAACCGAACCTCTAAAGTAAATGCTGAACATTTTAGGGCTTTTACAGCGCCAAATTATCCTGAATTGGTAGAATCTGGTGTTCATTTAAAACTAAACAGACATTTATTTCTTCCTGTAAATAAAGACGCAAAACTGATCGTTCATAAGAATTTGGACAATCATGTTGCCATCATCAAAATGTTTCCTGGAATGAGCGAAGTAGTTCTGGCTTCGATCCTTTCTACCAAAGGATTGCGAGGAATTATTCTAGAAACTTACGGCTCAGGAAATGCTCCAACAGAGGACTGGTTTTTAAATCTAATAGAAAAAGCCATCAAATCTGGAATGCATATCGTAAACGTAACACAATGTTCTGGCGGAAGTGTCAATATGGGGCAATACGAAACCAGTACTGCTTTGAAATCGCTTGGAGTTATTTCTGGAAAAGATATTACTACAGAAGCTGCAATTACTAAATTAATGTATCTGTTAGGGCATAATATTCCGCAAAATGAATTTAAAGATATTTTTGAGACTGCACTTCGCGGGGAAATATCTTAG